In the Pseudoalteromonas sp. A25 genome, AGAACTCATCTGCAAGATACAGTGCTTCACGTGCAATCGCTTCTTCACGCACTTCATAGCCACGCGCTCTTGCAAGTTGCATAATAGTGTCACGCGTTAAACCAGGTAAGATACAAGCCGTAGTTGGTGGAGTGAATAGCACGCCATTTTTAATAACAAATAGATTTTCGCCCGCCCCCTCACTTAAGTAACCGTTGACGTCAAGGGCGATACCTTCAACATAACCGTGGCGCTTTGCTTCAGCCGTAATAAGTTGTGATGACAAATAATTACCACCCGCTTTAGCACCTGTAGGCATGGTATTTGGCGCAAGTCGTGTCCACGATGAAATACACGCATCCACCCCTTCTTCTAAGCTTCCATCACCTAAGTATGTGCCCCACTCCATTGCAGCAACGCTTACATCCGCTTTATGAGATTTAGGATGAACTCCTAAACCCACATTACCCAAAAATGCGAAAGGACGTAAATAAGCGTTAGTAAAACCGTTGGCTTTTACTGCATCTTTACATGCCTGCATCAGTTCATCTTCAGTGAACGGGATCTCAATGCGGTAGATTTTCGCTGAATCATAAAGACGCTTAATGTGATCTTTAAGACGGAAAATCGCCGGACCTTTTGGCGTATCATATGCGCGAACGCCTTCAAACACTGAGCTACCATAATGTATCGCATGGCTTAAAATATGTGTTGTTGCTTGCTCATATGGGATCATCTCACCGTTATGCCAAATTAATTCCGATGTTTTTGTCATTATGTAATACCTTGATTATTCTTTTCTGAAATAAATTATTTAAATTGCCTGTTGCTGTAGTGTGTGCAAATTCACATGCTGCACCTCTACAAGCTTACTCAGTTGTGACGTCAATAGATAGATAGGCCTGTCACTATCTACAGTCATTTTGACTTGAAATTGTTCATCTTTTGTCTCTAACTCTAAATGCGTAAGACGAAAGCCACGATGTCGTGCCACACGCAAAAAGCGCTCTACCGCGATGGCTTGGTTCTTTACTGCAACAGTTAATTGGTGTTTCATTGGGCTTTCTCCGTCATCATTTCATCATTTGCAGCGCCCGGTGGAACCAGAGGCCATACATTTTCTTTATCATCAATACAGGCATGCAATATATAAGGCCCCTTACTGCTAACTAGCGCATCTATCGCATCATCAACCTCATTAGCATGAGTAATAGTTTGACCTGGAATACCAAAAACAGCAGCTAATGCCACAAAGTCAGGGTTATCAGATAAATTGGTTTCGCTATAACGCTCTTCAAAAAAGAGCTGTTGCCACTGACGAACCATTCCCAACCGTTGATTATCCAAAATCACAATTTTTACCGGTAAATTATTACGGCGAATAGTCGCTAGTTCTTGAATGTTCATCATGATTGAGCCATCGCCAGACACCGTGATCACCATGTCATCGGGGCGAGCGATTTGAGCACCAATTGCAGCGGGTAGGCCGAAACCCATGGTGCCCGCGCCACCACTGCTTAAGTGATTAGATGGATGGGTAAACTTCATATGCTGTGCAACCCACATCTGGTGCTGGCCTACATCACAGCAAACCACACCAGTATTGGGCATTTTTTGGCTCAGCTGATTCAGTAAACGCGGTGCAAATACGCGCTCGCCTGGGTAGTCGTAACGCCACGCGTGCTGCTTTTTAAGATCAGAAATTGTGGCTAACCACTGGCTGTCGGTCACAAAACAAGCAAGCTGAGGGATAGACTCTTTAAGATCAGCGATCAGTGACGCTTGCGCAGGCTTACGTTTACCAACTTCAGCGGGGTCTATATCCAAGTGAATAACATCCGCTTTGGCTGCAAACTTTGCTAAGTTACCAGTGACACGGTCATCAAAACGCGCACCAATACACACCAATAAATCGCACTCTTGCACAGCAATATTTGCCGCTTGACCCCCATGCATACCCAGCATACCTAAGTCGTATTCGTAATCGGGGAGTACACTGCCAAGGGCTTTGAGTGTCGACACTGCTGGCATATGTGTTTTTTCTAAAAATTGCATAAGTTGCGCTTGTGCATCTGCATTTTGTACGCCGCCGCCAACATACGCCACGGGCCTTTTAGCTTGCGATAATAGTGACTCTGCTTTTTGCACTTCTAAAGCAGACACCTTTGGAAGCGACTCGTCAAGCGCCAACCAGGGATGAAATGGCACTTGTGCCAGCTGGATATCTTTTGGGATATCAACCAGTACTGGTCCTGGTCTACCTGACTGCGCAAGATGCATTGCCTCTTGTAACACCTCAGCCAAGTCTTCTGCTTTTTCAACCATGTAGCTGTGTTTCGTACACGATAATGACATCCCCAGTACATCCACTTCTTGAAACGCATCGGAGCCGATAGCCGCTGTAGGTACCTGACCGGTGATAGCAAGTAATGGCACAGAGTCCAGCATCGCATCAGCAAGCGCGGTGACTAGGTTAGTTGCTCCTGGGCCTGAAGTTGCAAAACACACTCCTAATTTACCCGTACTGCGAGCGTAGCCTACAGCTGCAAACCCAGCCCCTTGCTCATGACGCGTCAGATAGTGCTTTACAGGCGCACCATACAAAGCGTCATAAATTGGCATGATCGCGCCACCTGGATAGCCGAATACCTCTTTAACGCCATGCTTGGCTAATAAATCGATTAAAAGTTGTGCGCCTGTCATTGTCATCCCCACTGCCAATTGCTTGCTGATTGTTAACTTAATTTTTGCCTTAAAACAAAAAAGCCCCCCGAACTTTTCAGTGCGGGGGGCTTTTACTAATACTTTTCTTACAGCACTAGTTCGCCCCCGCGGTAATAATAATCACCACGTTGATAATCACGACTAGAGTAAGTGCTGTGTTTAGCATTCTTTGTATCACCAAATAAATTTTTTACTACAGGCAACTCTTCGTATTGTAGAGCCCATCCTGTTCCTTTTTCTATTAGTAACCCGCACACACTTTTAAGTCAACCATAAATACTATGCTTATTTAAAATGAAAAATAACAAAAACTAGTAAATAATTCCAAATATTGAGCCCAAAGAGAATTGATTAACCCAAGCGGGGCTGCATTGTTTAATAATTACTTGTAAAAGCTAGGTTTACGGCAGAGCTAATTTTACAAAAATAAAATGATTTTTATGCACTTTCCCGCTATATGCGTAAGATACTTCTACTATCAAATTGTCAGGACGCTTATGTTTTACAGGTTACGTAGAAGCTGTTTTATCAGCCTCATGTTTTTTGGGTTGCTATTTAGTCAACTGAGCAATGCGACCCCAGCACTTTTTCAAGTTGAAAAAAATGGTATCAAGTCACACTTATTCGGCACTGTCCATGTTGGTACTGCAGATATGCAAAAATTACCAAAACAGGTACTAAAAGCCATTGAGTCGAGTGAACTTATTGCCGTAGAGGTTGACCTTGACTCACTTAGCGCCTCTCAAATACAGCAGATTTCCGCTCCTTTTATGTTGCTGCCTGAAGGAACTGCGCTAGCTGATGTGATGAATCCTACGCACTATCAAAAATTAAAACATTACTTGAGCACAGCAGGCCTCAGTATCTCACGCTTTCATCGGCACCGCCCTTGGGCCGTGATGATCACTCTTCTACAAATGGAGTATAAGAAGCTAGGCTTTAGTGAACAATATGGTATCGATAAGCAAGTACTCACCTACTCAAAAAAATTGCGTAAAAAAGTAATCGGGCTAGAAACCTTACAACAACAATTGGCCATGCTGAGCGCACTCGAAATACAAAACGAGGCTATGTTTGAAGAAACGTTTGAGCACTTAGACGATATTAACTTCTACTTTCTTGATTTAGTAAATGCTTGGAAAGCGGGTGATATGAACAAGTTATCACAATACTACGCACGCAGTTTTGACGACTCTACATATGGTAAATACTCCGAGCAGGTCATGCTGGTTGAGCGTAATAAGCAATGGCTTGAAACGCTCAGCGCTTTACTCCGAAAGCAACCTACTTTTATAGCTGTTGGTGCACTACATCTACCAGAACAACACGGACTAATTAACTTACTAAAACAAGCGGGCTTTAAAGTAAGTAAATTAAATTAATATAAACAAGCATTTAGATTACTAAACTTTTAAGCTGCCGTTAAAAATCCCATGTCACTTAATACTTTAATAAGGGCTTCTTGTTGCAGCGGTTTGATCAGGTGTTCATCAGCACCAAGCGCTATAGCTTTAGCTAAATCTTGCTGCTCATCATTGGCTGTTACAACAATGATTATCGTGTCGAGATGAAGCTGTGTGCGTATATGCGCTATTGCTTGATAACCGTCCATATGGGGCATGTTCAGATCCATAAAAATGATATCAAAAGACTGTGATGTCAAAACATCCACCGCTTCTTTGCCATGATGAACATGCAGTACGTTAAAGCCCAGAGTGTCTAACTGTCTAGACAGTACAAGCGCATTCACTTTATTATCTTCAACTAATAACGCAGTTTTTCCATCAGCACTAAGCTGTTTCTCTGCGACGCTTGGCGCTTTAGTAGAAACGGGAATACGAAAACTCACGCAGGCACCACCTTGAGCCAAGTTATTAAATGTAATCTCACCAGATAGCGCATTAACCAGCCATTGGCACCGAACAAGGCCCAACTGCATACCTTGAAAGTGATTATTACCCTCTTCGTAGACTTCCAATGATGTAAGTAGCTCTTTTCCAAACCCAGGCCCATGATCTCTTACTTGCACAAACAAATGCGCGGGCAAAGGGCTGAGATGCAATTCGACGATTAGTTCAATTTCACCTTTATCATTAAATTTAATTGCATTATCAATTAGCTGGGAGCATACCCACGCTAAGTGATGGTGGTCACACAACAAATGTATATCATCTTTTTGCGACAATTTTACGGTGAGAGACAGACCTTTTTGATGCGCCGCAAACCGATAAGGTGCAACAACTGTTTCAAGCGTATCACCCAAACTGGCATAGCTATTTTGAATTTTAATTTTCTCGTTAGACCAACGGCTAAAATCTTGCATTTCATTAATTAAAATATGTAGTTGGTTAACCGATGTAACGGCCTGCTCTAACTGATAGGTTTGCCGCTCTTTTTTATACAGATCAAGATACCCTAAAATGGATTGCAGTGGCGTACGCAACTCATGACTGGCGCGAGCCAAAAAACGAGACTTCATACCCAGTGCTTGTTCCGTTTTGGCTTTCTGTTGCTTTAGTTCATTGAGTCCATCCAGAACTTGCTGCTCCATCGGGCGAAAGATGAACTTCGCCTCCAGTAGTAGCAATAACATGGCGAGAGCCCAAATAGCGATCTCAATATACCGCAAACGCTCAATCCCCAGATTTGAGCGCGCTTCAAATAACGTAACGGCATGATCAAGGTCAGCTAAAAGTGTTTGTGATACCAAATACAAATCATGCAGCTCTGCGGGGTCTTTAAGTTGAATTTCTCGGATACGCTCAACAAACAGCTTACTGCGCTGGTTAAGCATCGTCGGCTCAGAAAAATACCAAGCACTTAAACTTTTAGAAGAAAACTGCTGCTTAACTAACAAATCAGTTAAAAAGTCATGATTTTGCGAGAACAGATCAATAGCTGCTTGTAACTGATTGTAAACTTCACTGGATGAGTCGGGTTGGCCCTCAAGCGTCTCTAGCCGATAGGCATGAAGCAGCACTTTTTGCGATAGCATCCGTTGCATACCCGCTACATTTATAACTTCGGCATCTATTTGTTTTTTATATAATAGTGCCTGCATTAACCCGGCAGCTATAGAAACCAATAGTGCCATAGCCAGCAGTGCAAAAATGTACCGGAATCGAATAGATTTAATAAGTTTTAACATAAATGGGCTTACCCTATACACGCTCTCAAAGTGTAGTCTAATTTATATCGAATGGGATTTAGCCACTTGACACCCAGACGGCTAAAATGTTTCAATGCGCGCTCACCCTATTTTAAGGCCAAGAGACAGAGTCGCTTGGCCTAGGGCTGGAAGAGGTGCGTTATTCAGGTAATTGTGTGGAGGGGAGCAAACCCTAATGATACACAATGAGGGGAATTAACGCCGAGAAGTTTAGCGTATTTGCGTTGCGTTAACTTCGGGCGACTGGGCTGAATCCCAGCGACTGTCACCAATTATTTTGTGTTAAACACAAAATAACTCAGTTTGGTGGAGAGCTTCTGGTCTTAGAATAATAAGGCCATTTGCCTTGTCATTTTTAAGTCCATTGCTCTTCGAATTTTAACTGTTCGAAGTTTGGACTCCCTCCAAAACTCCGGACACGATATAAGTTCGGTAGAGATGAAATCACAATTCGATTTATCCAACTATCCGTTATGGACGGCTTTAGTAACGCCTTTTGACGCGCAAGGTCAAGTTGACTATGACACTTTAAGCACACTGGTCGCAGAGCAGCAAAGTGCCAACAATGGTCTATTAATTTTAGGCAGCACGGGGGAAGGGCTTGCGCTTAGCCAAGGTGAGCAACGTACGATTGTTGAACATGTTTGCGCTTTATCTCCGTCAGTACCCATTATGGTCGCTGTGGGCGGCTTTAACCTAGCAGAGCAACTTGAGTGGCTCGCATTTTGCGATACTTTACCGATTGATGCCTACTTACTTGGCTCCCCACTTTACGCAAAACCAGGCATCGTTGGG is a window encoding:
- a CDS encoding branched-chain amino acid transaminase translates to MTKTSELIWHNGEMIPYEQATTHILSHAIHYGSSVFEGVRAYDTPKGPAIFRLKDHIKRLYDSAKIYRIEIPFTEDELMQACKDAVKANGFTNAYLRPFAFLGNVGLGVHPKSHKADVSVAAMEWGTYLGDGSLEEGVDACISSWTRLAPNTMPTGAKAGGNYLSSQLITAEAKRHGYVEGIALDVNGYLSEGAGENLFVIKNGVLFTPPTTACILPGLTRDTIMQLARARGYEVREEAIAREALYLADEFFMTGTAAEVTPVRSVDQIQIGDGKRGPITAELQQAYFDLVKGQSEDSNGWLDYINE
- the ilvM gene encoding acetolactate synthase 2 small subunit, producing the protein MKHQLTVAVKNQAIAVERFLRVARHRGFRLTHLELETKDEQFQVKMTVDSDRPIYLLTSQLSKLVEVQHVNLHTLQQQAI
- the ilvG gene encoding acetolactate synthase 2 catalytic subunit, producing the protein MTGAQLLIDLLAKHGVKEVFGYPGGAIMPIYDALYGAPVKHYLTRHEQGAGFAAVGYARSTGKLGVCFATSGPGATNLVTALADAMLDSVPLLAITGQVPTAAIGSDAFQEVDVLGMSLSCTKHSYMVEKAEDLAEVLQEAMHLAQSGRPGPVLVDIPKDIQLAQVPFHPWLALDESLPKVSALEVQKAESLLSQAKRPVAYVGGGVQNADAQAQLMQFLEKTHMPAVSTLKALGSVLPDYEYDLGMLGMHGGQAANIAVQECDLLVCIGARFDDRVTGNLAKFAAKADVIHLDIDPAEVGKRKPAQASLIADLKESIPQLACFVTDSQWLATISDLKKQHAWRYDYPGERVFAPRLLNQLSQKMPNTGVVCCDVGQHQMWVAQHMKFTHPSNHLSSGGAGTMGFGLPAAIGAQIARPDDMVITVSGDGSIMMNIQELATIRRNNLPVKIVILDNQRLGMVRQWQQLFFEERYSETNLSDNPDFVALAAVFGIPGQTITHANEVDDAIDALVSSKGPYILHACIDDKENVWPLVPPGAANDEMMTEKAQ
- a CDS encoding TraB/GumN family protein; translation: MFYRLRRSCFISLMFFGLLFSQLSNATPALFQVEKNGIKSHLFGTVHVGTADMQKLPKQVLKAIESSELIAVEVDLDSLSASQIQQISAPFMLLPEGTALADVMNPTHYQKLKHYLSTAGLSISRFHRHRPWAVMITLLQMEYKKLGFSEQYGIDKQVLTYSKKLRKKVIGLETLQQQLAMLSALEIQNEAMFEETFEHLDDINFYFLDLVNAWKAGDMNKLSQYYARSFDDSTYGKYSEQVMLVERNKQWLETLSALLRKQPTFIAVGALHLPEQHGLINLLKQAGFKVSKLN
- a CDS encoding response regulator, which codes for MQALLYKKQIDAEVINVAGMQRMLSQKVLLHAYRLETLEGQPDSSSEVYNQLQAAIDLFSQNHDFLTDLLVKQQFSSKSLSAWYFSEPTMLNQRSKLFVERIREIQLKDPAELHDLYLVSQTLLADLDHAVTLFEARSNLGIERLRYIEIAIWALAMLLLLLEAKFIFRPMEQQVLDGLNELKQQKAKTEQALGMKSRFLARASHELRTPLQSILGYLDLYKKERQTYQLEQAVTSVNQLHILINEMQDFSRWSNEKIKIQNSYASLGDTLETVVAPYRFAAHQKGLSLTVKLSQKDDIHLLCDHHHLAWVCSQLIDNAIKFNDKGEIELIVELHLSPLPAHLFVQVRDHGPGFGKELLTSLEVYEEGNNHFQGMQLGLVRCQWLVNALSGEITFNNLAQGGACVSFRIPVSTKAPSVAEKQLSADGKTALLVEDNKVNALVLSRQLDTLGFNVLHVHHGKEAVDVLTSQSFDIIFMDLNMPHMDGYQAIAHIRTQLHLDTIIIVVTANDEQQDLAKAIALGADEHLIKPLQQEALIKVLSDMGFLTAA